The following are encoded together in the Deltaproteobacteria bacterium HGW-Deltaproteobacteria-18 genome:
- a CDS encoding EscV/YscV/HrcV family type III secretion system export apparatus protein gives MNAFAIARSAVGMITRHNDLSIVALLVIVVGLMILPLPTPLVDAFIGLNMALSFIMLMMSMYVRTALDFSVFPTMLLFTTLFRVGLNITTTRLILLQADAGEIIFTFGDFALGGNFVVGAVVFLILTIVQFLVIAKGAERVAEVGARFTLDAMPGKQMSIDADMRAGVIDMTEAQSRRQRVSQESQMYGAMDGAMKFVKGDSIAGMIIAVVNIVGGTIIGISQNGMTAGEALHVYGILTIGDGLVSQIPSLLVSISAGVLITRTGDSEVNVGTQIGEQLFNQPKALLMAGGLVFLFGLIPGFPKPQLFALAACLGGLGYVLRRISLLPQTHDARAELTRSLKPSATPRKSGKPLPGGQRDEFAPTVPIILDISEDMGDSLDYDSLNEELATLRRALYFDLGVPFPGINIRPNPGLEDLSYSLHVNEIPMSRGKLERGMVLVRDTRENLRMLGVDVKEGERFLPDVEPLWVPAAQSPSLARVGISCMSHPRILAYHLSLILSRHASSFLGLQETKYLLDRMEERAPDLVREATRLMPTQRIAEIFQRLVQEQVSIRDLRGILEALVEWSPKEKDAVMLAEYVRTALKRQISYMYSKGQNMLPAILMEPAVEETIRKAIRQTSAGAFLALDPETTQRFMKAVGEAAGRYKTSTQKPVLVVSMDIRRYVRRLIEGEHYGLAVVSYQEITPEISVQPVNRIRL, from the coding sequence ATGAACGCATTCGCCATAGCCCGCTCGGCCGTGGGCATGATCACAAGGCACAACGACCTGTCCATCGTCGCCCTGCTGGTCATCGTGGTGGGGCTCATGATTCTGCCCCTGCCCACCCCCTTGGTGGATGCCTTCATCGGCCTGAACATGGCCTTGTCTTTCATCATGCTCATGATGTCCATGTACGTGCGCACGGCCTTGGACTTTTCAGTCTTTCCGACCATGCTGCTTTTCACCACCCTGTTCCGGGTGGGTCTCAACATCACCACCACTCGCCTCATCCTCCTTCAGGCCGACGCGGGCGAGATCATCTTCACCTTCGGTGACTTTGCCCTGGGCGGGAATTTCGTTGTCGGTGCCGTGGTATTCCTCATTTTGACCATCGTGCAGTTCCTGGTCATCGCCAAGGGCGCCGAGCGAGTGGCCGAGGTCGGGGCCCGCTTCACCCTGGACGCCATGCCGGGCAAGCAGATGTCCATTGACGCGGACATGCGCGCCGGGGTCATCGATATGACCGAGGCCCAGTCCCGTCGCCAGCGCGTGAGCCAGGAAAGCCAGATGTACGGCGCCATGGACGGAGCCATGAAATTCGTCAAGGGCGACAGCATCGCAGGCATGATCATCGCCGTGGTCAACATCGTCGGTGGGACCATCATCGGCATTTCCCAAAATGGAATGACGGCCGGAGAGGCATTGCACGTCTATGGCATCCTGACCATCGGCGACGGCCTGGTCTCCCAGATTCCGTCCCTGCTGGTGTCCATCTCGGCCGGCGTCCTCATCACCCGCACCGGCGACTCCGAAGTCAACGTCGGCACTCAGATCGGCGAGCAGCTCTTCAACCAGCCCAAGGCCCTGCTTATGGCCGGAGGCCTGGTATTCCTTTTTGGCCTTATTCCCGGGTTTCCAAAACCACAGCTTTTCGCCCTGGCCGCGTGTCTGGGGGGGCTTGGCTACGTGCTGCGCCGCATCAGCCTGCTGCCTCAGACCCATGACGCCCGCGCCGAGCTGACCAGGTCGCTCAAGCCTTCGGCTACGCCCAGAAAGTCGGGCAAGCCCTTGCCGGGCGGACAGCGCGACGAGTTCGCACCGACAGTGCCCATCATCCTCGACATCTCCGAGGACATGGGTGACAGCCTCGACTACGACTCCCTCAACGAGGAGCTGGCGACCCTGCGTCGGGCCCTGTATTTTGACCTGGGCGTGCCCTTTCCGGGCATCAACATTCGCCCCAACCCCGGCCTGGAAGATCTGAGCTATTCCCTGCACGTCAACGAGATCCCCATGTCGCGGGGGAAGCTGGAAAGGGGCATGGTTCTGGTCCGGGATACGCGCGAGAATCTGCGGATGCTTGGCGTGGACGTGAAGGAGGGCGAGCGCTTCCTGCCCGACGTGGAGCCTCTGTGGGTGCCTGCGGCCCAGAGTCCGAGCCTGGCCCGCGTGGGCATCTCCTGCATGAGCCATCCGCGTATTCTGGCCTACCACCTGTCCCTGATCCTTTCGCGCCACGCGTCTTCCTTCCTGGGCCTTCAGGAGACCAAGTACCTCCTGGACCGCATGGAGGAACGCGCTCCGGATCTGGTGCGCGAGGCCACTCGCCTCATGCCTACCCAGCGCATCGCCGAGATATTCCAGCGCCTGGTGCAGGAACAGGTCTCCATCCGCGACCTGCGCGGCATCCTGGAGGCACTGGTGGAATGGAGCCCCAAGGAGAAGGACGCGGTCATGCTCGCGGAGTACGTGCGCACGGCCCTCAAACGCCAGATCAGCTATATGTACTCAAAAGGGCAGAACATGCTGCCGGCCATTCTCATGGAGCCTGCAGTGGAGGAGACTATCCGCAAAGCCATCCGGCAGACATCCGCAGGCGCGTTTTTGGCCCTGGACCCGGAGACCACCCAGCGTTTCATGAAGGCCGTGGGCGAGGCCGCCGGCAGGTACAAGACCAGCACCCAGAAGCCCGTTCTGGTGGTCTCCATGGACATCCGCCGGTATGTGCGTCGGCTCATCGAGGGGGAACACTACGGCTTGGCAGTGGTGTCGTACCAGGAGATCACGCCGGAGATTTCGGTCCAGCCCGTGAACAGGATACGCCTGTAG
- a CDS encoding EscS/YscS/HrcS family type III secretion system export apparatus protein, which yields MEVTAINYAVQALYLVLMLSLPPIVVASVVGIIFSLIQAITQLQEQTLSFGVKLIAVIATLFVMGGWLSGQILRYATEIFNNFYLL from the coding sequence ATGGAAGTCACTGCCATTAACTATGCCGTTCAGGCCCTGTACCTGGTGCTCATGCTCTCGTTGCCGCCCATCGTGGTCGCCTCGGTCGTGGGCATCATCTTCAGCCTGATCCAGGCCATCACCCAGCTTCAGGAGCAGACCCTGTCTTTTGGCGTCAAGCTCATCGCGGTCATCGCGACCTTGTTCGTGATGGGTGGCTGGCTGAGTGGTCAGATTTTGCGATACGCTACTGAAATCTTTAATAATTTTTATCTGTTGTGA
- a CDS encoding EscT/YscT/HrcT family type III secretion system export apparatus protein translates to MNLESLFQELRVMDHLLAVLLGMPRLFMIIQTVPFLGGSIVTGQIRVAVAFACYMFIHPMVLDQLDVPQVLTMGVMGQLTLVLLKESLIGFLLGFLAGMLFWAVQCAGFFIDNQRGASMASGADPLSGEETSPLGSLLFQCAVYLFFSGGAFLTFLSLVYSSYEIWPVASLLPAGLFERGADVPLFFAGRVAWLMSTMILLSAPIVAACLLTDMSLGLINRFAAQLNVYILGMPIKSALAAFLLFVSFGLLMSQIGGLFATIGNDLAMLRILFHE, encoded by the coding sequence ATGAATCTGGAATCCCTCTTTCAGGAACTCCGCGTCATGGACCATCTGCTGGCTGTGCTTCTGGGCATGCCGCGCCTGTTCATGATCATACAGACGGTTCCGTTCCTGGGCGGCTCCATTGTCACCGGCCAGATCCGCGTGGCCGTTGCCTTTGCCTGCTATATGTTCATCCATCCCATGGTTCTTGATCAGCTTGATGTGCCCCAGGTCCTGACCATGGGCGTCATGGGACAATTGACCCTTGTTTTGCTCAAGGAGAGCCTGATCGGTTTCCTCCTGGGTTTTCTAGCCGGGATGCTGTTTTGGGCCGTGCAATGCGCGGGCTTCTTCATCGACAACCAGCGAGGTGCGTCCATGGCCTCGGGCGCCGACCCCCTGTCCGGGGAGGAGACCTCTCCGCTGGGTTCTCTGCTTTTTCAGTGCGCGGTATATCTGTTTTTTTCCGGCGGCGCCTTCCTGACCTTTCTCTCTCTGGTCTACTCCAGCTACGAGATTTGGCCGGTGGCCTCACTGCTGCCCGCCGGTTTGTTCGAGCGCGGCGCGGATGTACCCCTGTTCTTCGCCGGCCGTGTGGCTTGGCTCATGAGCACCATGATTCTGCTCTCGGCTCCTATCGTTGCCGCCTGCCTGCTCACGGACATGTCTTTGGGCCTCATCAACCGCTTCGCGGCGCAGCTCAACGTGTATATTCTGGGAATGCCCATCAAGAGCGCCTTGGCGGCCTTTCTCCTGTTCGTGTCCTTTGGGCTTCTCATGTCCCAGATCGGAGGGCTTTTCGCCACCATTGGCAACGACCTGGCAATGCTGCGGATTTTGTTCCATGAGTGA
- a CDS encoding EscU/YscU/HrcU family type III secretion system export apparatus switch protein translates to MSEKTEQPTAKRLREAREKGDVCKSQDVPAAMSVLAIAVYLSAMSDSIYETLSTMTEVPMIVMSLPFEQALPLAADVTVACFLKLVLPLIGLVMATSIASNLAQVGVLFAFKGAMPKLENISPSKWFQKVFSIKNAVEFLKNILKVVVLSWVVWLIMSEHLKTLFTIPNGNIGHLWSVLGAAMHDLLYAAAGAFCVIAAVDYLFQRWQYNKQHMMSKDEVKREYKEMEGDPMIKGKRKQLHQELLAQNTLGNVRKAKVLVTNPTHFAVALDYEKDKTPLPIILAKGEGLLAQRMIEIAQEEGIPIMQNVPLARALFETGTENAYIPKDLIGPVAEVLRWVQSLGAGGARSR, encoded by the coding sequence ATGAGTGAGAAGACCGAACAACCCACGGCAAAGCGCCTGCGGGAAGCACGGGAAAAGGGCGACGTCTGCAAGAGCCAGGACGTGCCGGCGGCCATGTCCGTGCTTGCCATCGCCGTGTATCTTTCGGCCATGAGCGACTCCATCTACGAGACCCTCTCGACCATGACGGAGGTGCCCATGATCGTCATGAGCCTGCCCTTCGAGCAGGCCCTGCCCCTGGCCGCCGACGTCACGGTGGCGTGCTTCCTGAAGCTGGTTCTGCCCCTCATAGGCTTGGTCATGGCTACCTCCATCGCGTCCAACCTGGCGCAGGTAGGTGTCCTTTTCGCTTTCAAGGGCGCCATGCCCAAGCTTGAGAACATCAGTCCCTCCAAGTGGTTCCAGAAGGTTTTTTCCATCAAGAACGCCGTGGAGTTCCTCAAGAACATACTTAAAGTCGTGGTTCTGTCCTGGGTGGTCTGGTTGATCATGTCCGAGCACCTGAAGACCCTCTTCACCATCCCCAACGGCAACATCGGGCACCTTTGGTCGGTGCTGGGCGCGGCCATGCACGACCTGCTCTACGCCGCTGCCGGTGCTTTCTGCGTCATTGCCGCCGTGGACTACCTCTTCCAGCGCTGGCAGTACAACAAACAGCACATGATGAGTAAAGACGAGGTCAAACGTGAGTACAAAGAGATGGAGGGCGATCCCATGATCAAGGGCAAGCGCAAGCAACTGCATCAGGAGCTGCTTGCGCAGAACACCTTGGGCAACGTGCGCAAGGCCAAGGTGCTCGTGACCAACCCGACCCATTTTGCAGTGGCCCTTGATTACGAGAAGGACAAGACGCCCCTGCCGATCATTCTGGCCAAGGGTGAGGGCCTGCTGGCCCAGCGCATGATAGAGATCGCCCAGGAGGAGGGCATTCCGATCATGCAGAACGTTCCCCTGGCGCGCGCCCTCTTTGAGACGGGCACGGAAAACGCCTACATCCCCAAGGACCTTATCGGGCCCGTGGCCGAGGTGCTGCGCTGGGTGCAGAGTCTCGGAGCCGGCGGTGCTCGCAGCAGATAA
- a CDS encoding sigma-54-dependent Fis family transcriptional regulator: MIYEKKFLNTLISLCDDLAWGRPASEEQLFDLTRPGAGPEDYVRLAEAFGMMLVKVEGREFHRDELISELKARNAELEETRALLAQRNRHLMQTVQDAYQPRRIIGSSEGMRRVVELALSIARRPINTVILGPTGAGKEVVAKMVHYNSPRREGPFVAVNCSAIPENLFESEMFGIEKGAASGVGFRRGLVEEASGGTLFLDEVGEMSLAHQAKFLRVLEEQEVQRVGRNKPLPVDIKVIAATNASLEEAVREGRFRSDLYYRISVAEIRLPPLCERGDDILLLAQHFLEEHCARMGRHRLILAAGTREALLAYSWPGNVRELGNEMERAASLTVGDRVEAADLSSRITATVPRRVAVTSLTANISAAENPACGAVAFSDNDPAPAQGPFEKGTADLNLQLVERWVVTEALNRCAGNKTRAAELLGITREGLRKKLQRIGMTEQP; the protein is encoded by the coding sequence ATGATTTACGAGAAAAAATTTTTGAATACGCTCATTTCCCTTTGCGACGACCTGGCCTGGGGCCGCCCGGCCAGCGAGGAGCAACTCTTCGACCTGACCCGTCCGGGGGCTGGCCCCGAGGACTACGTTCGCCTGGCCGAGGCCTTCGGCATGATGCTCGTCAAGGTCGAGGGGCGGGAATTTCACCGCGACGAACTCATTTCCGAACTCAAGGCCCGTAACGCGGAGCTGGAGGAGACCCGGGCCCTGCTGGCACAGCGCAACCGGCACCTCATGCAGACCGTGCAGGACGCCTACCAGCCCCGGCGGATCATCGGCAGTTCCGAGGGTATGCGCCGTGTCGTGGAGCTGGCCCTGTCCATCGCCAGACGGCCCATCAACACCGTGATCCTTGGCCCCACGGGTGCGGGCAAGGAGGTCGTCGCAAAGATGGTGCACTACAATTCGCCGCGTCGTGAGGGGCCCTTTGTGGCCGTTAACTGTTCGGCCATCCCCGAGAATCTTTTCGAAAGCGAGATGTTCGGCATTGAGAAGGGGGCGGCTTCGGGCGTGGGGTTCAGGCGCGGTCTGGTGGAGGAGGCCAGCGGCGGCACACTTTTCCTGGACGAGGTCGGCGAGATGAGCCTGGCACATCAGGCAAAATTTCTGCGCGTGCTGGAGGAGCAGGAGGTGCAACGCGTGGGGCGCAACAAACCGCTCCCCGTGGATATCAAGGTCATCGCTGCGACCAACGCCAGCCTGGAGGAGGCTGTTCGTGAGGGGCGTTTCAGGTCGGATTTGTACTACCGAATCAGCGTGGCGGAGATTCGTTTGCCTCCCTTGTGCGAGCGCGGCGACGACATACTGCTCCTGGCCCAGCATTTCCTGGAGGAGCATTGTGCGCGTATGGGCCGTCACCGCCTGATCCTGGCCGCAGGAACCCGGGAGGCGCTTCTGGCCTATTCCTGGCCCGGCAACGTGCGCGAACTGGGCAATGAAATGGAACGGGCCGCCTCCCTCACTGTGGGCGACCGTGTTGAAGCGGCGGATCTATCATCCCGCATTACGGCTACGGTTCCTCGCCGTGTTGCTGTGACCTCGCTTACGGCAAACATTTCTGCGGCGGAAAACCCTGCCTGCGGCGCAGTGGCCTTCAGCGACAATGATCCGGCTCCGGCCCAAGGACCGTTCGAAAAAGGCACGGCGGACCTCAACCTGCAACTTGTCGAGCGCTGGGTGGTCACCGAAGCCCTGAACCGTTGCGCGGGCAACAAGACCAGGGCCGCCGAACTGCTCGGCATCACCCGTGAGGGTCTGCGCAAAAAACTGCAGCGCATCGGGATGACGGAGCAGCCATGA
- a CDS encoding ATP-binding protein codes for MNELISLPLMAPLWAKLPHLPPLLRQWGDAPLGQIAASFAENPSGQAGQQTVSSALLAAARSMTAPVLGDAAAGALAQRLSANSSILAANYHGVECFPEMVQAIHFFALGDLASEPVEADIGPVVPVLSCSSVSLQSQTYPRGLMLSRRDAEGIAHVHLPFFPSALQDVMASRSPALTMKQLRAMRALWLHKGRPPLLHWEREAVDAIMDGHVLRPDVLDQPTFSAQVASVNASLCAERYSQARHAKVIYLEMEALVTRLLGQDLEDEGSVMHRILFDPQVRTLILGTLAGVRGCWRTEAINGLALGRTGRAGTVFFWMADEKGRRCPLRLCATPSGKAGLGFGDTCIPLRPAALRDALAAGSIVPSLFTSYMSLTLDHGLRCFGGIFLAEYLPAMIRGVASAMEVAGSPLRVHLPDRCLAALPLTVQIEDMGLRPAGSVELAAAGGLTRAHLNRISQLTLADVLPLSLASWYQDYIPFGERTPGWESALERFASRWNGVTVKPQS; via the coding sequence ATGAACGAACTTATCTCCCTTCCCCTGATGGCCCCGCTGTGGGCCAAGCTCCCGCACCTGCCCCCCCTGCTGCGCCAGTGGGGCGATGCCCCGCTGGGCCAGATCGCAGCCAGCTTTGCAGAAAACCCGTCCGGCCAAGCTGGGCAGCAAACCGTCTCCAGCGCCCTGCTCGCGGCGGCGCGATCCATGACCGCTCCGGTGCTCGGCGACGCGGCTGCAGGAGCTCTGGCCCAGCGGCTTTCAGCCAACTCGTCGATACTGGCCGCCAATTACCACGGGGTGGAGTGCTTTCCGGAGATGGTCCAGGCCATCCATTTCTTCGCACTGGGGGATCTCGCTTCCGAGCCGGTGGAAGCAGATATCGGACCGGTCGTTCCTGTCCTGTCCTGCTCCAGCGTTTCCCTGCAGAGCCAGACCTACCCACGGGGACTCATGCTCTCGCGCCGGGACGCCGAGGGTATAGCACACGTACACCTGCCCTTCTTTCCCAGTGCCCTGCAGGACGTGATGGCCAGCCGTTCACCCGCCCTGACGATGAAGCAGCTGCGCGCCATGCGCGCCCTGTGGCTGCATAAAGGGCGACCTCCGCTGCTGCACTGGGAGCGTGAAGCCGTGGACGCCATCATGGACGGGCACGTACTGCGCCCCGACGTGCTGGACCAGCCTACGTTCAGCGCACAGGTCGCCAGCGTGAACGCATCGCTATGCGCAGAGCGCTACAGCCAGGCCAGGCACGCCAAGGTGATCTATCTGGAGATGGAAGCCCTGGTGACAAGGCTGCTCGGGCAGGATCTGGAGGATGAGGGATCGGTGATGCACCGGATTCTTTTCGACCCGCAGGTACGCACCCTGATTCTCGGCACGCTGGCCGGGGTGCGCGGATGCTGGCGAACCGAGGCCATCAACGGTCTGGCCCTTGGGCGCACGGGCAGGGCCGGCACGGTTTTCTTCTGGATGGCCGACGAAAAAGGCCGACGCTGCCCCCTGCGTCTGTGCGCGACGCCTTCGGGCAAAGCCGGCCTCGGATTCGGGGACACGTGCATTCCCCTGCGGCCTGCGGCCCTGCGCGACGCCCTGGCCGCCGGAAGCATCGTGCCGAGCCTTTTCACTTCGTACATGAGCCTGACCCTGGACCATGGGCTGCGCTGCTTCGGAGGCATCTTTCTGGCGGAATACCTCCCGGCCATGATCCGGGGCGTGGCGTCGGCCATGGAGGTAGCCGGGTCGCCCCTGCGCGTCCACCTCCCAGATCGGTGCCTGGCGGCTCTGCCCCTGACCGTGCAGATCGAGGACATGGGCCTCCGCCCGGCCGGCAGCGTGGAACTGGCCGCCGCCGGAGGCCTCACCCGCGCGCATCTGAACCGCATCTCGCAGCTGACCCTGGCCGATGTCCTGCCCCTGAGCCTGGCCTCATGGTATCAGGACTACATCCCCTTCGGGGAACGTACACCAGGCTGGGAGTCAGCCCTGGAACGCTTCGCCTCGCGCTGGAACGGGGTGACAGTGAAGCCCCAATCCTGA
- a CDS encoding MFS transporter, which translates to MLGGLAALLCAQVLYGVLVLSALHKQYVKPMLAVQALTCEELGHRLGLMTRLGKTPERVQRLGQILTAYKDTASDTLLVLGAGGRVLEGWGRPRNSVFHLPAEHDTVRGDIVEFSKDGSLWLASPLKDREGRAVGHVVLGMDDQRRSEQVWSVLRDNVRLLGGITAAAALLLTVLALTVRTAPLPGGAFPKKRIYASLVLPLVAGQLLFAAAMLAPLRDMNESHLDNVAEQLGRHLGGELDHLLDLGLSLNQLPPITEHLASLQRLLPEAQGLAILNADKTRLHAADARGGMNDADWLRVEETALTTDVPFKAGVVRVLMSSKSVAANIRAITLDTLTMTVVAILFLMELVNLLVMREERRRLDDPRPLSTSAGFMRPIIFVCMFAIDLSLSFVPLRLGELSPDLLGLPPDVVMSLPVSFEMFMVGLAIMLGGFWSERSGWRPLLLTGVSLVTLGNLASGLSADPFLYIASRGLAGSGYGLLNLSAQLFVLAHSRPDQRAGNLAAVFAGLFAGALCGSASGGLIADRLGYAGAFQVAAALMFLTGIVLWRTLPREHAPQRKGPALTHSGPGLRETLSFITDPRMAALLFLNIVPGAFVTVCLFQFFVPVSLNQGGASPADIGRVTMIFPLVIVYLGPLFGRIVDRSDRKYRHLALAGLVAAVSVGALMALDGIAAATLAVTLLGLSNAILSNAQGAYALELPATERYGAARAMGLYNVVERLGQVLGPVSLGIIIAVWGRNAGLGVMAIGLAAMSLAFAVASRHQPSRNAELGARP; encoded by the coding sequence TTGCTCGGCGGCCTGGCCGCGCTGCTGTGCGCCCAAGTGCTATACGGCGTGCTGGTCCTCTCGGCCTTGCACAAACAATACGTCAAACCCATGCTGGCCGTGCAGGCCCTGACATGCGAAGAGCTGGGACACCGCCTCGGACTCATGACCCGCCTGGGCAAGACACCGGAGCGCGTCCAGCGCCTCGGCCAGATTCTGACCGCCTATAAGGATACGGCCTCGGACACCCTGCTCGTTCTGGGGGCCGGCGGTCGAGTACTGGAAGGATGGGGACGCCCCCGAAACAGCGTTTTCCATCTTCCGGCGGAACATGACACCGTGCGCGGCGACATCGTCGAATTCTCAAAAGACGGAAGCCTCTGGCTGGCCAGTCCACTGAAAGACCGTGAAGGACGCGCCGTGGGTCACGTAGTCCTGGGCATGGATGACCAGCGGCGCTCGGAACAGGTCTGGAGTGTGCTGCGGGACAATGTCCGCCTCCTGGGCGGCATTACCGCTGCGGCGGCCCTGCTCCTGACCGTCCTGGCCCTGACGGTTCGGACTGCGCCCTTGCCGGGAGGCGCCTTCCCGAAAAAACGCATCTACGCGAGCCTCGTCCTGCCTCTGGTGGCGGGGCAGCTCCTTTTCGCCGCAGCCATGCTGGCCCCGCTGCGAGACATGAACGAGAGCCACCTGGACAACGTTGCGGAACAGCTGGGACGACATCTTGGAGGTGAACTCGATCACCTGCTGGACCTGGGCCTGAGCCTGAACCAGCTTCCCCCTATCACGGAGCACCTGGCAAGCCTGCAGCGACTTCTGCCCGAAGCCCAGGGGCTGGCCATCCTCAACGCGGACAAAACCCGCCTCCATGCGGCCGATGCCCGGGGCGGCATGAATGACGCGGACTGGCTGCGCGTGGAAGAAACAGCCCTGACCACCGACGTCCCCTTCAAGGCGGGCGTTGTGCGCGTGCTCATGTCCTCGAAATCCGTGGCCGCGAACATCAGGGCCATCACGCTGGACACCCTGACCATGACCGTGGTCGCCATTCTCTTCCTGATGGAGCTGGTCAACCTTCTGGTCATGCGCGAAGAGCGTCGAAGACTCGATGACCCCAGGCCCCTGTCCACCTCGGCCGGGTTCATGCGTCCCATCATCTTCGTCTGCATGTTCGCCATCGACCTGTCCTTGTCCTTCGTGCCCCTGCGCCTTGGGGAACTCAGCCCGGATCTGCTGGGCTTGCCTCCGGACGTGGTCATGAGCCTGCCCGTCTCTTTTGAGATGTTCATGGTCGGACTGGCCATCATGCTCGGCGGTTTCTGGAGCGAGCGTTCGGGCTGGCGGCCTTTGCTGCTCACAGGCGTATCCTTGGTCACTCTGGGCAATCTGGCCAGCGGCCTGAGCGCGGATCCCTTTCTCTACATCGCTTCGCGCGGCTTGGCCGGATCCGGATACGGTCTGCTCAATCTCTCCGCCCAACTCTTTGTCCTGGCCCACTCCCGCCCGGACCAGCGGGCCGGCAACCTGGCCGCAGTCTTCGCCGGGCTCTTTGCCGGAGCCCTGTGCGGCAGCGCCAGCGGCGGCCTCATCGCCGACCGCCTGGGGTATGCGGGGGCCTTCCAGGTTGCGGCCGCCCTCATGTTTCTGACCGGCATCGTCCTCTGGCGCACCCTGCCCCGGGAGCACGCTCCCCAGCGCAAGGGCCCAGCCCTGACGCATTCCGGGCCGGGACTGCGCGAGACCCTCTCCTTCATCACCGATCCGCGCATGGCCGCGCTGCTGTTCCTCAACATCGTACCTGGCGCGTTCGTCACCGTGTGCCTCTTCCAGTTCTTCGTGCCCGTGTCCCTGAACCAGGGCGGGGCCAGTCCGGCCGACATCGGCCGCGTGACCATGATCTTCCCCCTGGTCATCGTCTATCTCGGCCCTCTTTTCGGTCGCATCGTGGACCGTTCGGACCGCAAATACCGTCACCTGGCCCTGGCCGGGCTCGTCGCAGCCGTGAGCGTAGGGGCTCTCATGGCTTTGGACGGCATCGCCGCCGCGACCCTCGCTGTCACGCTGCTCGGCCTGTCCAACGCCATCCTTTCCAACGCCCAGGGCGCCTACGCCTTGGAATTGCCCGCCACGGAGCGCTACGGCGCGGCCCGGGCCATGGGCTTATACAACGTCGTCGAACGGCTCGGACAGGTCTTGGGGCCCGTGAGCCTCGGTATCATCATTGCCGTCTGGGGCCGCAACGCGGGCCTGGGCGTCATGGCCATTGGACTGGCCGCCATGAGCCTGGCCTTCGCCGTGGCCAGCCGTCATCAGCCGTCAAGGAACGCGGAACTGGGCGCACGGCCATGA
- a CDS encoding ABC transporter substrate-binding protein has protein sequence MPLPSLSKTTVSVATSQKSPWPRLFGFAAVLLLSAVFILMTGSFVRAWAEQSADASTNPQKKWRVIYVEGGPYTDYQQIFAGTVHGLAKLGLIANGDVPVPANSESTREMWDWLCANAGGDRLEFLADGYYSANWDEKLRASYKADILRRIHERGDVDIILAFGTWAGQDMATGEHSVPTFSMSVTDAVDAGIVASAEDSGLDHVHAQVEPGRYERQVAIFHDVFKFRRMGVVYEDTPDGRSSSGIPAVEKAARELGIELVSCTTTLNLPDLDQSFENLRSCVESLSTRCDAIYLTVNTGMQGHRIRELLQPIIAAGIPSFSQSGPGETRLGVLMSLAQTNFDDVGLFEANAVAKVLDGTKPRDVNQIFEGPLGLAINLKMAMLIGWNPPFEILAAVDEIHQQIPDLAR, from the coding sequence ATGCCCCTGCCCTCTCTGTCCAAGACAACCGTGTCTGTCGCCACGAGTCAAAAATCACCCTGGCCGCGACTTTTCGGATTTGCCGCTGTCCTTCTGCTGAGCGCGGTCTTCATCCTGATGACAGGGAGCTTTGTGCGTGCGTGGGCCGAGCAGTCCGCTGACGCATCCACCAATCCCCAGAAAAAATGGCGCGTCATCTATGTCGAGGGAGGCCCTTACACCGACTACCAGCAGATATTCGCCGGCACAGTGCATGGACTGGCCAAGCTGGGGCTCATCGCGAACGGCGACGTCCCCGTACCCGCAAACTCCGAAAGCACGCGGGAAATGTGGGATTGGCTGTGCGCCAACGCCGGCGGCGACAGGCTGGAATTCCTGGCCGACGGCTACTACAGCGCCAACTGGGACGAAAAGCTGCGCGCGTCCTACAAGGCCGACATCCTGCGCCGCATCCACGAGCGCGGTGATGTGGACATCATCTTGGCCTTTGGGACATGGGCCGGGCAGGACATGGCCACAGGCGAACACTCGGTGCCGACCTTCTCCATGTCCGTGACCGACGCCGTAGACGCCGGCATCGTCGCTTCGGCCGAAGATTCGGGGCTGGACCACGTCCACGCCCAGGTCGAACCGGGGCGCTACGAACGGCAGGTGGCCATTTTCCACGACGTGTTCAAGTTCCGGCGCATGGGCGTGGTCTACGAGGACACCCCCGACGGCCGCAGTTCCAGCGGGATTCCCGCCGTGGAGAAAGCCGCGCGGGAACTGGGCATCGAACTGGTATCCTGTACCACCACGCTGAACCTCCCGGATCTGGACCAGTCCTTTGAAAACCTGCGGAGCTGCGTGGAGAGCCTGAGCACACGGTGCGACGCCATCTACCTGACCGTCAACACGGGCATGCAAGGCCACCGCATCAGAGAACTGCTGCAGCCCATCATCGCCGCCGGCATCCCCTCCTTTTCCCAAAGCGGGCCAGGCGAGACCAGACTCGGCGTGCTCATGAGCCTGGCCCAGACGAACTTCGACGACGTGGGGCTCTTTGAGGCCAATGCCGTGGCCAAAGTTCTTGACGGCACCAAGCCGCGCGATGTGAACCAGATCTTCGAAGGCCCGCTGGGTCTGGCCATCAATCTGAAGATGGCCATGCTCATCGGCTGGAATCCGCCCTTCGAAATCCTGGCCGCCGTCGACGAAATCCATCAGCAGATCCCTGACCTGGCCCGATGA